From the genome of Pseudonocardia sp. EC080619-01:
CCGCACTCCGCGACGCCCTGAGCACGAGCCGTGGCGGGCACGCGTCCGCCGCGACGGCACGTCCCGTCGACCGGACACGCCACGCCGCGCCGCCCGCCGTCATCGCCTCGCCGGGGACCGGCAACGTTAAGAACGCCTGAGGAATGGGCGACGGTGCGGAACTCTTCGCGTACACGGCGTTAATCTCGGAGTACGTCTGCTGGCGGTCACCGAGGACGAAGGTTTGATGACGAAGAACGATACCCCGGGGGCGGCTCTGGACGCCCTCGCCCGCTGTAGTTCCCAGCCCAACAAGGTGTTGCTCACCCGAGTGGGCCTGACGCTCCCCGATGATCTGGACCTGGCCGAGTGGGAACGGGCCGGGATGCAGATCCAGCGCATCATCGATTCGTCGACATGGTGCCTCGGCGACTGGCTGATCTTCGGCCGGGAACATTTCCCGGGCCGCTACCGCCACGCGATCGATGCCGTCGGGCTGAAATACCAGACGCTGCGCAACTACGCATGGGTGGCGCAGCGCTATACCGTGGAGCGACGTCATGCGGCGCTCACCTTCCAGCACCACGCCGAGGTGGCCTCGCTCCGCGACCCCGAGCAGGACCACTGGCTGCGCGAGGCGGCGAGGAACGGCTGGTCCACGAAGCAACTCCGTGCCGCGCTCCGCAACGCGATCGAGAACGATCCGTCCGGCCGGAATCCGTCCGGTGTCGTGCTCCCACGGTTCCGGATCGACGAAGGCCGGCTGACGCAGTGGCGCTCGGCGGCCGAGCAGGCCGACATGTCGTTCGACGCCTGGGTCATCGCTGCGCTCGACGTGGCGGCCGACCAGCCGCGGGCGGACCAGCCGGTGTCGGACCCGCTGTCGCTGCCCGGCTGACCGGAGTCCTACGACATGTTCTTG
Proteins encoded in this window:
- a CDS encoding LmbU family transcriptional regulator; the encoded protein is MTKNDTPGAALDALARCSSQPNKVLLTRVGLTLPDDLDLAEWERAGMQIQRIIDSSTWCLGDWLIFGREHFPGRYRHAIDAVGLKYQTLRNYAWVAQRYTVERRHAALTFQHHAEVASLRDPEQDHWLREAARNGWSTKQLRAALRNAIENDPSGRNPSGVVLPRFRIDEGRLTQWRSAAEQADMSFDAWVIAALDVAADQPRADQPVSDPLSLPG